The following proteins are encoded in a genomic region of Phaeodactylum tricornutum CCAP 1055/1 chromosome 1, whole genome shotgun sequence:
- a CDS encoding 2-phosphoglycerate dehydratase (2-phosphophoglycerate dehydratase. Enzyme involved in glycolysis pathway || contains putative mitochondrial targeting sequence), which produces KKIINNPSESVDEFIQGLLLQYPNKLVKLQNHHVLLASSTPQNSVQLISGGGSGHEPSHAGWLGTGMLSAAVCGGIFASPSVSSILAAIRAVSKKTCASGVLLVIKNYTGDRLNFGMAAEKANQEGIPTQMVVVADDCALPRAKGITGSRGVAGTVLVHKIAGAASASGRDLEQVLALARLTCSRMGTLGVAMGSVTVPGADTINDRLDEKTIEIGLGIHGEAGMKQSPLLTADEMAREMIDKIQSHGRVEERDGTKTVIPLFEKGDEVVVLVNNLGGTSNFEMSILARSTVKLLESEDFGAKATRVLVGSFMTSFDMHGASITILNVENQPELLELLDAQTEAVAWTTTDVWKTGTTRPSANEVPEVLVENDASLLQKPPLSVEGFPTIAGALLKKAAAKIVESEPLLTKYDTIVGDGDCGITMKRGATEIQERLEKQIIPLDHPVTMFDALADAISASMGGTSGVLLELMFRKISSTLCRAESIGTIELCESFRAGVEAVSLVGGAQVGSRTMLDALVPAASTLVETQSLTEAATKAREGAVSTSAMKSASAGRSNYLNENSLSGTPDPGAEAVA; this is translated from the coding sequence AAGAAAATCATCAACAACCCGTCCGAATCCGTAGACGAATTCATTCAAGGTCTTCTTCTACAGTATCCGAACAAGCTCGTAAAACTCCAGAACCACCACGTTTTACTCGCTTCATCGACCCCTCAAAATTCCGTGCAGCTAATTTCTGGAGGCGGCAGTGGCCACGAACCCAGTCACGCCGGTTGGTTGGGCACTGGTATGTTAAGTGCGGCAGTGTGCGGTGGTATCTTTGCGTCACCTTCTGTTTCTAGTATTCTGGCGGCGATCCGTGCCGTGTCGAAAAAGACGTGTGCAAGTGGAGTGTTGCTGGTAATCAAAAACTATACCGGCGATCGACTCAATTTCGGTATGGCAGCGGAAAAGGCCAATCAGGAAGGAATTCCGACGCAAATGGTGGTCGTGGCCGACGACTGCGCTTTGCCTCGTGCCAAGGGCATTACCGGATCAAGGGGTGTTGCAGGAACTGTACTGGTGCACAAGATTGCGGGTGCAGCATCGGCTAGTGGTCGTGATCTGGAGCAAGTGCTTGCATTGGCGCGTTTGACGTGCTCGCGGATGGGGACCCTGGGCGTCGCCATGGGATCCGTGACCGTACCCGGTGCCGATACGATCAACGACAGGCTTGACGAAAAGACGATTGAAATTGGACTCGGGATACACGGTGAAGCTGGGATGAAGCAGTCCCCGCTTTTGACGGCGGATGAGATGGCGCGGGAAATGATCGACAAAATTCAAAGTCACGGGCGTGTGGAGGAGCGCGATGGAACTAAAACCGTCATTCCGTTATTCGAAAAGGGTGACGAAGTCGTGGTGCTCGTAAACAATTTAGGAGGCACGTCCAATTTTGAAATGTCTATTTTAGCGCGATCTACGGTCAAATTGCTGGAAAGCGAGGACTTTGGAGCCAAGGCAACCCGGGTTTTAGTCGGAAGCTTCATGACGTCGTTCGATATGCACGGAGCCTCGATTACAATTCTCAACGTTGAAAACCAGCccgagcttttggaattgttggatGCCCAGACGGAAGCTGTGGCTTGGACGACTACTGATGTTTGGAAGACAGGAACTACACGTCCATCGGCGAACGAAGTCCCGGAAGTTCTTGTGGAAAACGATGCCAGCTTGCTGCAGAAGCCCCCACTTTCAGTGGAAGGATTTCCGACAATCGCAGGAGCATTGCTCAAGAAGGCTGCTGCCAAGATTGTAGAATCGGAGCCCCTCCTGACAAAATACGATACTATCGTTGGTGACGGAGACTGTGGTATCACCATGAAACGCGGAGCTACCGAAATTCAGGAGCGTCTGGAAAAACAAATCATTCCCCTCGACCACCCAGTTACCATGTTTGACGCCCTCGCTGATGCGATATCAGCGTCGATGGGAGGAACTTCTGGTGTTTTACTGGAGTTGATGTTTCGAAAAATAAGTTCGACGCTTTGCCGAGCGGAATCTATTGGCACGATTGAACTCTGTGAGTCTTTTCGAGCTGGTGTGGAAGCAGTCAGTTTGGTCGGAGGCGCCCAAGTTGGCTCTCGTACGATGCTAGATGCCTTGGTGCCAGCGGCATCTACTTTAGTGGAGACGCAGAGTTTGACCGAGGCGGCGACCAAGGCCCGGGAAGGAGCCGTTTCCACATCAGCCATGAAGTCGGCCAGCGCCGGACGGTCCAATTATCTCAATGAAAATTCCTTGAGTGGTACCCCAGATCCCGGGGCGGAAGCGGTGGCA
- a CDS encoding predicted protein — MDEAHCIGRQRAIRLFPSLLVFIALLVSIPTVVGFQLFPPEPKLTQTRKPGVVPTFVERSSFLAGSSTDPSDIPSVSTTSREATLIMNLTTIVGETTSILVSGVFFVVLAWQRDAIMVSFFVGSISNSVLSKVLKKIINQTRPPELSTKEMKLKPSDGGMPSSHAMSLGFIGMFTGLYLSSWITSLSLGLYVIISLAYRIQASLHTWQQITVGSLLGSTNGFLWWHLCTGENPWKVNLVEWALASGKEYGIFDANGVLSWPFLVVPVILGVLVVGSVERRIDGFLESIKKER; from the coding sequence ATGGATGAAGCGCATTGCATCGGTAGACAGCGTGCCATTCGATTATTTCCATCGCTGTTGGTATTTATTGCGTTACTTGTATCCATACCAACTGTTGTTGGATTTCAGCTTTTTCCTCCGGAGCCGAAACTTACCCAAACGAGAAAACCGGGAGTTGTTCCGACGTTTGTCGAGAGAAGCTCCTTTCTCGCCGGCTCGTCCACCGATCCATCCGATATTCCGTCTGTATCGACTACAAGCCGAGAAGCGACATTGATAATGAATCTGACGACGATTGTCGGTGAGACGACGTCGATCCTCGTTTCGGGCGTCTTTTTTGTCGTCTTGGCTTGGCAGCGCGACGCTATTATGGTTTCATTTTTTGTGGGTTCCATTTCAAACAGCGTCCTTTCCAAAGTTCTCAAAAAAATTATCAATCAAACACGACCCCCCGAACTTAgcacaaaggaaatgaaatTAAAGCCGAGTGATGGTGGGATGCCCAGTTCGCACGCTATGAGCTTAGGCTTCATCGGAATGTTTACTGGTCTCTATTTATCATCGTGGATTACGTCCTTAAGCCTCGGGCTTTACGTAATTATAAGTTTGGCCTACCGTATACAAGCGTCCTTGCATACGTGGCAACAGATCACTGTGGGTTCATTGTTGGGTTCCACCAATGGTTTCTTGTGGTGGCATTTGTGTACCGGAGAAAATCCATGGAAGGTAAACTTGGTCGAATGGGCTTTGGCATCGGGGAAAgaatacggtatatttgaCGCCAATGGTGTACTATCATGGCcctttcttgttgttcctgtAATTTTGggagttcttgttgtcgggTCGGTCGAGCGGCGAATTGATGGCTTTCTCGAAAGCATAAAAAAAGAGAGATAA
- a CDS encoding predicted protein, producing the protein MKARRLLSPFLVIPCCVVSGFNLQSSNALRRKRSVNSLLQQQTAQTSARESLDTEESTDSTAPRLPPIIQQIADERVEFQLNLGKAMDTLRSDMSDILAKKPDFSIYDEHISAIDPSGVQLTGLDKYKSAFAFFQTFVGFWFSSRSVVQSRMVYDFCRSSIRISWNAVLVPKFPLGRPLYVDGVSYYQLDRVSGKIVEHKIEKLMINNTPVAPPYGILSIIQQDLFRVRSPQGVPVGIGAMIGNVETTAALQKSF; encoded by the exons ATGAAAGCTCGACGACTTCTTTCTCCCTTTCTTGTCATTCCCTGTTGCGTTGTAAGCGGGTTCAATCTTCAGTCGAGCAACGCTTTGCGTCGGAAGCGCTCGGTGAATTCGCTACTTCAGCAGCAGACTGCACAAACGTCAGCCAGGGAATCTCTGGACACGGAGGAATCTACGGATAGCACCGCCCCGAGACTTCCGCCCATTATCCAACAGATTGCCGATGAACGCGTGGAGTTTCAGTTGAACTTAGGAAAGGCTATGGACACACTTCGCAGTGATATGTCGGACATTCTTGCCAAAAAGCCAG ACTTTAGCATTTACGACGAGCACATAAGTGCAATCGACCCATCTGGTGTCCAACTGACTGGTCTGGACAAGTACAAGTCAGCGTTTGCCTTCTTCCAGACGTTCGTCGGATTCTGGTTTTCCAGCCGTTCCGTAGTACAAAGCCGTATGGTGTACGACTTTTGCCGGTCCTCAATTCGTATTTCATGGAACGCCGTGCTTGTCCCTAAATTTCCTTTGGGTCGTCCTCTCTACGTTGACGGTGTTTCGTATTACCAACTCGACAGGGTATCCGGTAAGATCGTGGAGCACAAAATTGAAAAGCTTATGATCAACAACACGCCCGTGGCGCCTCCGTACGGTATACTTTCAATTATTCAGCAAGACCTTTTTCGTGTACGGAGTCCACAGGGAGTCCCTGTGGGTATCGGGGCTATGATTGGCAACGTCGAGACTACCGCCGCCTTGCAGAAGAGCTTCTAG
- a CDS encoding predicted protein: LPHGTIYESTDRMEKVIIPPADRNEANLHPRLRIHEVLETDPAKAFEGTVSLNPMQSSVFEVAYLHRDNLLVCAPTGAGKTNVAMLSVVAHFRDVGLIASDRTTVLETGRKVIYIAPMKALAQEVVEKFSAKLKGLRLTVRELTGDMQLTRLQAEAAHVIVTTPEKWDVVTRKSGTDENALGNQCGLLIIDEVHLLADERGAVIESVVSRLHRLVESRQKQARIVGLSATLPNYQDVASFLKVPERGLFFFGPEHRPVPLQQQFIGVSAGTKDRFAKEKRMNEICFDVVLDSLQRGYQVMVFVHSRKGTGDTAKSLAEMASHEGVLERYFVTAGKEGSSGDAYSRHAEKVKKSRNREVGMHFANGMGIHHAGMLRGDRKLTEQVFSDGAIKVLVCTATLAWQVFRGFRLPAHTVVIKGTEVYNPEKGGVVDLSILDVQQIFGRAGRPQFDTSGEATMITSIDAFPRYMDKLVRAVPIESNFIKHLADHLNAEVVGGTVTNIQEAVTWLTYTYLYTRMRRNPIGYGIKEDEKNSDPMLKGRCNELVREAAKLLDLNRMIRYDQQSGNLSVADRGRVAAHFYIQSESIATFNEMLAMTDYYTDADLCRVICNATEFRNLKIRQEEMSELEELVKTACPLPLKGAGMDDRGRGLITDASDKAFVLLQAYISRAKIKSFTLITDMNYIASNASRVARAVFEICLKQNSAGPALKLLRIAKSADTRIWWFQTPMRIFEDEFSESVYSSIETKSGGKGYDSLYSALSLLDMQPKEVEIYCRWNKSNKGGRGGEKIQRFVRTLPNLHIECDVQPVTSSVMRFHILVTPNFEWNGRWHGGAQSFWLWVEDGENNRIYHDESILFAKRTFPDAITLDLSIPAFEPMPSQYFIRAISDSWVGSEMLLPVSLDHVQMVKDKTPITPVYDLSPVPVTSLAECKYEQLYRNFKCFNSIQSQLFHVLYHTDSPVLLGAPTGSGKTIVAELALLRMKRIFPKGICVYIAPLKSLARERLKEWKIRLGSAPLRWKILELSGDTHHDQGVVESADVLVCTPEKWDLISRGWRSYVKAEASENAGKAFVKRVKLLVLDEVHLLGEERGAVLEAIVSRTRFISQFVEEQNNAKTSKPKEDVTRIIGLSTALANPLDLADWIGIDTRNTGPTRMRGLYNFSSSVRPVPLTVHVQGYPGRHYCPRMATMNKPCFAAIKEYSPAKPVLIFVASRRQTRLTAFDIISYAAAEANPKRFLKCNEEVVDAIINTVSDEALRHTLAFGIGLHHAGISSHDRDVVETMYLSGKIQVLVATSTLAWGVNTPAHLVIVKGTEYFDGKSSRYVDYPLTDVLQMIGRAGRPGFDDRGSAVVMSTEDKKPFYKKFLYSPFPVESCLTGRIHENLNAEIASGTIGSVLEAVGYLTWTFYARRVRANPSFYGAQSSSEEDVEHLLVSIVKSTLRDLEDQGCVSIQSDELEAHVTTMPLGLATSNFYLLYRTPKQMQFVDEISLAWILYALASTHEFDELPVRHNEDILNEELSANVRWGPDVDHLLSGDQSNAYRNPEIFSDPHTKCFLLLQAHLEHAKLPISDYVNDTKSVVENIPRLLAAM; encoded by the exons CTACCACACGGAACCATTTATGAATCTACTGATCGCATGGAGAAGGTAATTATTCCACCAGCGGACCGGAATGAGGCCAATTTGCACCCTCGTCTCCGTATCCATGAAGTTCTCGAAACAGACCCGGCTAAGGCCTTCGAAGGGACGGTGTCGCTAAACCCAATGCAAAGCTCTGTGTTTGAAGTAGCTTATCTTCACCGAGACAACCTTTTGGTATGTGCACCAACTGGTGCCGGCAAAACGAATGTTGCCATGCTGAGTGTTGTCGCCCACTTTCGAGACGTTGGTTTGATCGCGTCCGATCGGACTACAGTTCTGGAAACGGGGCGAAAGGTAATATACATAGCTCCTATGAAAGCGTTGGCTCAAGAAGTGGTGGAAAAGTTTTCCGCCAAACTGAAAGGCTTGCGCTTGACTGTACGAGAGTTGACGGGTGATATGCAATTAACCAGGTTACAAGCCGAAGCAGCACATGTTATTGTTACAACACCAGAAAAATGGGATGTTGTAACTCGAAAGTCTGGGACTGACGAAAATGCGCTTGGAAACCAGTGCGGTCTGCTGATTATCGACGAAGTCCACTTATTGGCTGATGAGCGCGGTGCAGTAATTGAATCCGTCGTTTCGCGACTACACCGCTTGGTCGAAAGCCGCCAGAAGCAAGCCCGTATTGTCGGGCTGTCCGCTACCTTGCCGAATTATCAGGACGTTGCAAGCTTTTTAAAGGTACCTGAACGCggtctcttcttctttgggcCTGAGCATCGTCCTGTTCCTCTACAGCAACAATTTATTGGAGTTTCGGCCGGGACAAAGGACCGatttgccaaagaaaaacgtATGAATGAGATTTGCTTCGATGTCGTTTTGGATTCATTGCAACGCGGCTATCAAGTCATGGTTTTTGTGCATTCACGGAAAGGGACTGGAGATACTGCCAAGTCTTTGGCTGAAATGGCTTCGCATGAAGGAGTTTTGGAACGGTATTTTGTAACGGCTGGCAAAGAAGGTTCAAGCGGTGATGCCTACAGTCGCCACGCCGAAAAGGTCAAGAAATCTAGAAATCGTGAAGTGGGGATGCATTTTGCTAATGGTATGGGGATACATCATGCCGGCATGCTTCGAGGAGACCGCAAGCTGACTGAACAAGTGTTTAGCGATGGTGCAATAAAAGTTCTTGTTTGTACTGCAACTTTAGCATGGCAAGTGTTTAGAGGGTTTCGTTTG CCAGCACACACAGTTGTGATAAAAGGAACGGAGGTGTATAATCCAGAAAAAGGGGGCGTCGTCGATTTGAGTATACTCGATGTCCAGCAGATTTTCGGACGAGCCGGTCGTCCCCAATTTGATACCTCTGGTGAAGCAACAATGATAACCTCGATAGACGCTTTTCCGCGCTACATGGATAAGTTGGTTCGTGCAGTACCAATCGAGTCTAACTTCATCAAACATCTAGCAGATCATTTGAACGCTGAGGTCGTCGGTGGTACAGTCACGAACATTCAGGAAGCTGTGACCTGGTTGACGTATACATATTTGTACACCAGAATGCGTCGAAACCCAATTGGCTATGGAATTAAAGAGGATGAAAAAAATAGCGACCCTATGCTCAAAGGGCGATGCAATGAGCTTGTTCGCGAGGCTGCTAAGCTTCTGGATTTGAATCGAATGATACGGTACGATCAGCAGTCCGGTAACCTTTCCGTCGCGGATCGAGGTCGCGTTGCTGCGCATTTCTACATTCAATCAGAGAGCATTGCCACCTTTAACGAGATGTTAGCCATGACGGACTACTATACGGACGCAGATCTGTGCCGGGTTATCTGCAACGCAACAGAGTTTCGAAATCTGAAAATTCGGCAAGAAGAGATGAGTGAGCTAGAAGAACTAGTCAAAACCGCGTGTCCTTTGCCGCTAAAGGGGGCTGGCATGGACGACAGGGGGCGAGGGTTGATTACCGATGCGTCTGACAAAGCCTTTGTCCTTCTTCAGGCATACATCTCTCGGGCAAAGATAAAAAGCTTCACATTGATCACCGATATGAACTACATTGCATCGAATGCGAGCCGCGTAGCTCGAGCAGTTTTCGAGATTTGTCTCAAGCAGAACTCTGCAGGTCCGGCTCTAAAACTTCTTCGCATTGCCAAGAGTGCTGATACCAGAATTTGGTGGTTTCAAACCCCAATGCGTATATTTGAGGACGAATTTAGTGAATCAGTGTATTCGTCAATTGAAACGAAAAGTGGAGGGAAGGGATACGATTCGTTGTACTCGGCTTTGTCTTTGTTGGATATGCAGCCCAAAGAAGTCGAGATATATTGCCGGTGGAACAAAAGTAATAAAGGAGGAAGGGGCGGCGAAAAGATTCAACGCTTTGTTCGAACTTTACCGAATTTACATATTGAATGTGATGTACAACCCGTGACCAGCAGTGTCATGCGCTTCCACATTTTGGTGACTCCAAATTTTGAATGGAATGGGCGATGGCATGGTGGTGCGCAATCTTTCTGGTTATGGGTAGAGGACGGTGAGAACAATCGCATCTATCATGACGAATCCATTCTGTTCGCCAAGCGGACATTTCCAGATGCAATTACTCTCGACCTGTCTATTCCTGCATTCGAACCGATGCCTAGTCAGTATTTTATTCGTGCTATTAGTGATTCATGGGTTGGAAGTGAGATGCTATTGCCCGTATCTCTGGATCACGTACAAATGGTCAAAGACAAAACACCCATTACTCCGGTATACGACCTCTCCCCTGTCCCTGTAACTTCCTTGGCAGAGTGCAAATATGAGCAACTGTACCGCAACTTTAAATGTTTCAATTCG ATCCAATCACAGCTTTTCCACGTGCTGTATCATACCGATTCGCCCGTACTGCTGGGTGCTCCAACTGGCTCAGGGAAGACAATCGTCGCTGAGCTTGCTCTTTTACGAATGAAACGCATTTTCCCGAAGGGTATTTGTGTCTACATTGCTCCATTGAAGTCACTTGCTAGAGAACGGCTaaaggaatggaaaattcGCCTCGGATCTGCTCCTCTACGCTGGAAAATTTTGGAGCTCAGTGGCGACACCCACCACGATCAAGGTGTGGTCGAAAGCGCTGATGTACTTGTCTGTACACCAGAAAAATGGGACCTCATTTCGAGAGGTTGGCGATCATATGTGAAAGCTGAAGCAAGCGAAAACGCCGGCAAAGCGTTCGTGAAGAGGGTTAAATTGCTTGTCCTGGACGAAGTTCATTTGCTTGGCGAAGAAAGGGGAGCTGTCCTGGAAGCGATTGTGAGTAGAACTAGATTCATTTCCCAATTTGTCGAGGAACAAAACAACGCCAAGACTTCAAAACCGAAAGAAGATGTCACTAGGATAATTGGCCTCTCAACGGCTCTCGCGAATCCTTTGGATCTTGCTGACTGGATTGGAATTGATACAAGAAATACAGGTCCGACTAGAATGAGAGGTCTTTACAACTTTAGCTCATCTGTCCGCCCAGTTCCATTAACTGTTCATGTTCAAGGGTACCCAGGACGGCACTAC TGTCCTCGAATGGCAACGATGAACAAGCCCTGCTTTGCCGCCATCAAAGAGTACTCACCGGCAAAGCCAGTGCTCATCTTTGTTGCCTCACGGCGCCAAACCAGGCTTACCGCTTTTGACATCATCAGCTATGCAGCGGCTGAGGCGAATCCAAAACGGTTTTTAAAATGCAACGAGGAGGTTGTCGACGCAATCATCAATACAGTGAGCGACGAAGCCCTCCGGCATACTTTAGCATTCGGAATCGGTCTTCACCACGCTGGTATTTCCTCGCATGATCGAGACGTTGTGGAAACGATGTACCTTTCTGGGAAGATTCAAGTGCTTGTGGCTACCAGTACCCTAGCTTGGGGTGTGAACACTCCGGCACATTTAGTGATTGTAAAGGGGACAGAATATTTTGACGGCAAATCGTCCCGATACGTGGACTACCCCCTTACGGATGTATTGCAAATGATAGGGAGAGCTGGACGACCGGGTTTCGACGACAGAGGCTCTGCAGTCGTCATGAGTACTGAAGATAAGAAGCCGTTTTACAAGAAG TTTCTCTACTCGCCATTCCCCGTTGAG TCCTGTCTTACAGGACGTATCCACGAAAATTTAAATGCAGAAATTGCCAGTGGAACCATTGGGTCAGTTCTTGAGGCCGTGGGTTATCTTACGTGGACTTTCTACGCCAGAAGAGTCCGGGCAAATCCGTCTTTTTATGGTGCACAGTCGAGCAGCGAAGAGGACGTAGAGCATCTTCTTGTATCCATTGTCAAGAGTACATTGCGAGATCTCGAGGATCAAGGGTGCGTTTCGATTCAAAGCGATGAATTAGAAGCACATGTAACAACCATGCCCCTTGGTCTGGCTACATCAAATTTTTATTTGCTTTATAGAACACCaaagcaaatgcaatttg TCGACGAGATTTCCTTGGCATGGATTTTATATGCTCTCGCTTCGACCCATGAGTTTGATGAGCTTCCTGTTCGTCACAACGAAGACATATTAAATGAAGAACTCAGCGCAAACGTGCGCTGGGGACCGGATGTGGACCACTTACTTTCCGGCGATCAAAGTAACGCATATCGGAACCCAGAGATTTTTAGTGATCCGCATACCAAATGCTTTCTTCTTCTACAAGCACATCTGGAACATGCCAAGCTTCCTATAAGTGACTACGTGAACGACACAAAAAGCGTCGTCGAAAACATCCCGCGTCTGCTTGCCGCCATG